A single window of Arcobacter venerupis DNA harbors:
- a CDS encoding efflux RND transporter periplasmic adaptor subunit yields the protein MYFYLKKIFLLLFTILLLGCNDEGNSNFSMEQQEIEVGYITLKKEEVPLQQELSGRIKAIYKSEVRPQIDGIIKEQPFKEGSYVKKGDILYVIDSDSYEAIYEEALATLKSSEANLITLKLKNERYAESVKFNVISKQEADDTKAAYLQAIALVEQNKALVKSAKINLDRTKIKAQVSGFIGISNYTVGALVSQNQTNALTTIRDTTKVYVDLSQSNNQLFKLKKLNKDTMKENDIDVNIILPDDTIYKHTGKLKLQEISVDEDTGYVTLRAEFPNPDGELLDNMFVNTIIESGNSNAFLVPQQAVTLDAKSNYIVTTIQENNTIQTKKITVIRAIANKWLVTDGILQTDKIIIEGLNKINEKSIVIPKDVNNLYENNLKEEMK from the coding sequence ATGTATTTTTACTTAAAAAAGATATTTTTATTGTTATTTACTATTTTATTGCTTGGATGCAATGATGAAGGAAATAGTAATTTTTCAATGGAACAACAAGAAATTGAAGTTGGATATATAACACTAAAAAAAGAAGAAGTTCCATTACAACAAGAATTATCAGGAAGAATAAAAGCTATTTACAAATCAGAAGTAAGGCCACAAATTGATGGAATTATAAAAGAACAACCTTTCAAAGAAGGAAGTTATGTAAAAAAAGGTGATATTTTATATGTAATTGATTCAGATTCATATGAAGCGATTTATGAAGAAGCTTTAGCAACATTAAAAAGTTCAGAAGCAAACTTAATTACACTAAAATTAAAGAATGAGAGATATGCAGAATCTGTAAAGTTTAATGTAATATCAAAACAAGAAGCAGATGATACCAAAGCTGCTTATTTACAAGCAATTGCTTTGGTTGAACAAAATAAAGCTTTAGTAAAAAGTGCTAAAATCAATTTAGATAGAACAAAAATAAAAGCACAAGTTTCGGGATTTATTGGAATATCAAATTATACTGTGGGAGCCTTAGTCTCGCAAAATCAAACAAATGCATTAACTACAATAAGAGATACAACTAAAGTTTATGTAGATTTAAGTCAGTCTAATAATCAATTATTTAAATTAAAAAAATTAAATAAAGATACTATGAAAGAAAATGATATAGATGTAAATATTATTTTACCTGATGATACTATATATAAACATACTGGAAAACTTAAACTTCAAGAAATATCAGTTGATGAAGATACTGGATATGTAACTTTAAGAGCAGAATTTCCAAATCCAGATGGAGAATTATTAGATAATATGTTCGTAAATACGATAATTGAAAGTGGTAATTCTAATGCTTTTTTAGTTCCTCAACAAGCTGTTACTTTAGATGCAAAATCTAATTATATTGTTACTACTATTCAAGAAAACAATACTATTCAAACAAAAAAAATAACAGTAATAAGAGCAATTGCCAATAAATGGCTTGTAACAGATGGTATTTTACAAACAGATAAAATTATAATTGAAGGCTTAAATAAAATAAATGAAAAAAGTATTGTTATTCCAAAAGATGTTAACAATTTATATGAAAATAACTTAAAAGAAGAAATGAAATGA
- a CDS encoding tetratricopeptide repeat protein: MRRIISSSFALITLCLLGLNGCANNNEFLKTSSNELSIADDCRNTNKHFEMDCYDLISYKNSYAQLRLGLNAQLRGDFEEAIQRLNISKQKGNFYANAPLSDIYKSGYGVAINDELAMKLLEETKDIDPIAAYKLYFFYIDKNKVEDAFKLLNFAASNGVKSAQQELSKIYKSGEYIERSTDKSEYWDEQYQDKSDSFTNKIYGI, from the coding sequence ATGCGTAGGATAATATCTTCTTCTTTTGCTTTAATAACGCTTTGTTTATTGGGCTTAAATGGATGTGCTAATAATAATGAATTCTTAAAAACTTCATCAAATGAACTCTCTATTGCAGATGATTGTAGAAATACAAATAAACATTTCGAAATGGATTGTTATGATTTAATTTCTTACAAAAATTCTTATGCCCAATTAAGACTGGGACTTAATGCACAGTTAAGAGGTGATTTTGAAGAAGCAATACAAAGATTAAATATCTCTAAACAAAAAGGTAATTTCTATGCAAATGCACCTTTATCAGATATTTACAAAAGTGGATATGGTGTTGCTATTAATGATGAATTAGCAATGAAACTTTTAGAAGAGACTAAAGATATAGATCCTATTGCTGCGTATAAATTATATTTTTTCTATATAGATAAAAATAAAGTTGAAGATGCATTTAAACTTCTAAATTTTGCTGCTTCAAATGGAGTTAAAAGTGCCCAACAAGAACTCTCTAAAATATATAAAAGTGGTGAATATATTGAGAGAAGTACAGATAAATCTGAGTATTGGGATGAACAATATCAAGATAAATCAGATAGTTTTACAAATAAAATATATGGAATATAA
- a CDS encoding tetratricopeptide repeat protein, which translates to MLKKIALPILSVFLFSACSLKMPEFSMPSFLSFSNDEEKDALALEKANVCQKMENIDNKLFCYRKIVDENSYAQLRLGTYSVEKKDYKKAIEYLNQSIQNKNAYANLALAFLYYKGDGVEKDIDKAFKLLGDSSDTDPNAAYQLSRFYLQGINTEVNTDKGIELLEFAASKNMIAAQKMLIKIYTEGLFSQEKNAKKVKEWQDVIKKDVRDTNFEVYKL; encoded by the coding sequence ATGTTAAAAAAAATCGCTCTACCAATCTTATCAGTTTTTCTATTTTCAGCTTGTTCATTAAAAATGCCAGAATTTTCTATGCCTTCATTTTTATCATTTTCGAATGATGAAGAAAAAGATGCTCTTGCACTTGAAAAAGCAAATGTTTGTCAAAAAATGGAAAATATTGATAATAAACTTTTTTGTTATAGAAAAATTGTAGATGAGAATTCATATGCTCAACTTAGACTTGGAACATATAGTGTTGAAAAAAAAGATTATAAAAAAGCTATTGAATATCTAAATCAATCAATTCAAAATAAAAATGCCTATGCAAATCTTGCTTTAGCATTTTTATATTATAAAGGTGATGGAGTTGAAAAAGATATAGATAAAGCTTTTAAACTTCTAGGTGATTCAAGTGATACTGATCCAAATGCTGCTTATCAATTATCAAGATTTTATCTTCAAGGTATAAATACAGAAGTAAATACTGATAAAGGGATTGAACTATTAGAGTTCGCCGCTTCTAAAAATATGATTGCCGCACAAAAAATGCTTATAAAAATTTACACTGAGGGTCTATTCTCTCAAGAAAAAAATGCTAAAAAAGTAAAAGAATGGCAAGATGTGATTAAAAAAGATGTAAGAGATACAAACTTTGAGGTTTATAAACTCTAA
- a CDS encoding TetR/AcrR family transcriptional regulator — translation MKSKINDELNKVKRDLYLKASASYFDRCGYKNFKISHLAAELETSVGTIYNLFISKDDLYLEYLILKLQTFLDKLKENETTNPMQNIELYLSCKYEIFIQIDNNRDETLITDPYFFHKLDISNHGIVEEIYEFLLRQFKGLYPNSNMDYKHTVILFKKLSDGFIESYLLNKYDTKNIVEDTISLFFNGLEKK, via the coding sequence ATGAAAAGTAAAATAAATGATGAATTAAACAAAGTAAAAAGAGATTTGTATCTAAAAGCATCGGCTTCATATTTTGATAGGTGTGGTTATAAAAATTTTAAAATCTCACATCTAGCCGCTGAGCTTGAAACTTCTGTGGGAACAATTTATAATCTTTTTATTTCAAAAGATGATTTATACTTAGAGTATTTGATTTTAAAGCTACAAACATTTTTAGATAAATTAAAAGAAAATGAAACTACCAATCCTATGCAAAATATTGAGTTATATTTATCATGTAAATATGAAATATTTATTCAAATAGATAATAATAGAGATGAAACTTTGATAACTGACCCATATTTCTTTCATAAGTTAGATATTTCAAATCATGGAATAGTTGAAGAAATATATGAGTTTTTACTCAGACAATTTAAAGGTTTATATCCAAATTCAAATATGGATTATAAACATACAGTAATACTTTTTAAGAAGTTGTCAGATGGTTTTATTGAGAGTTATTTATTAAATAAGTATGATACAAAAAATATTGTGGAAGATACAATCTCACTTTTTTTCAATGGTTTAGAAAAAAAGTAA
- a CDS encoding TetR/AcrR family transcriptional regulator, which translates to MSTKNKIDKNHLINIIEDIILSEGLSGLSIRKVAAKANISIGGVQYIFGNKEDMIKAVFDKNEDDYNHQIKILSKDTSLKYSELKAHIEYISKYNSNEELDKISKVITILLQDKSVFEGLQDWHSSALESIDTNTDEGKKLRLAFLFSEAMFTSMTLKYINLSDKEQKEVFEDLKTFLL; encoded by the coding sequence TTGAGTACAAAAAACAAAATAGATAAAAATCATTTGATAAACATTATTGAAGATATTATTTTAAGTGAAGGACTTTCTGGTTTAAGTATTAGAAAAGTTGCAGCAAAAGCAAATATTTCAATAGGAGGTGTTCAGTACATTTTTGGTAATAAAGAAGATATGATAAAAGCTGTTTTTGATAAGAATGAAGATGATTATAATCATCAAATAAAAATTTTGTCAAAAGATACTAGTTTAAAATACTCTGAATTAAAAGCACATATTGAATATATTTCAAAGTACAATAGCAATGAAGAATTGGATAAAATATCTAAAGTCATTACTATCCTTTTACAAGATAAATCTGTTTTTGAAGGATTACAAGATTGGCATAGTAGCGCCTTAGAATCAATTGATACAAATACAGATGAAGGTAAAAAGTTAAGATTAGCTTTTTTATTTTCAGAAGCAATGTTTACTTCTATGACTTTAAAATATATAAACTTATCTGATAAAGAACAAAAAGAGGTTTTTGAAGATTTAAAAACTTTTTTATTATAG
- the dauA gene encoding C4-dicarboxylic acid transporter DauA: MKNNILAGLTVGIIALPLSMALAIATGVPPQLGLYTAIVAGIVAAIFGSSKINISGPTAAFVVILIPIVQEFGISGLLICGLLSGIILILVGVLKLGTLIELIPYPVTVGFTSGIAVVIATFQIKDFFGLTIESFSGHYLNKIYLIFTSFPSFKISELAVGLFTLFLLILWQKTKSKIPSALVSLSFTTIIVAFFNSYFPHINIATIASTFQYNIDGIQGSGIPPIPLQFSLPWSFFKPEDITLDLFYKLLPHSIAIAILGALESLLCAVISDGMTGNKTNPNKELIGQGIANIVVPFFGGIPATAAIARTVVNIKAGGTSKLASIVHSLFILCSIMLLSPYLSYLPMASLSALLLVVAWNMSEVKHFTNIIKVAPKNDVYVLLTCFSLTVLLDMQIAVAVGIGLASILFIKRTIDLYSIELVNTKLTVHPDIPENISIYDINGPMFFGAAQNALKTLLNTKEDIDVVILNMQNVTMIDMTAMVALKSIVDTFKSRNKKLIFSGLNERILRKLIKAKFTFDDINLKSFNNINDSIAYSKTII, from the coding sequence ATGAAAAATAATATTTTAGCTGGTTTAACAGTTGGAATAATTGCCCTTCCTTTATCAATGGCTTTAGCCATTGCAACAGGAGTTCCACCACAACTTGGACTTTATACAGCCATAGTTGCTGGAATAGTTGCTGCTATTTTTGGAAGTAGTAAAATAAATATTTCAGGACCAACTGCTGCTTTTGTAGTTATTTTAATTCCAATTGTTCAAGAATTTGGGATTTCTGGATTACTAATTTGTGGACTATTATCTGGAATTATTTTGATTCTTGTGGGTGTTTTAAAACTTGGAACTTTAATTGAACTTATACCTTATCCAGTAACCGTTGGATTTACTTCTGGAATTGCAGTTGTAATTGCAACGTTTCAAATAAAAGATTTTTTTGGTTTAACCATAGAGAGTTTTAGTGGTCACTATTTAAATAAAATTTATCTGATTTTCACTTCTTTTCCTAGTTTTAAAATCTCCGAATTAGCTGTTGGATTATTTACACTTTTTTTACTAATTTTATGGCAAAAAACAAAAAGCAAAATTCCCTCAGCACTTGTTTCTTTGAGTTTTACAACAATAATCGTAGCTTTTTTTAATTCTTATTTTCCTCACATAAATATAGCAACCATTGCCTCAACTTTTCAATATAACATAGATGGAATACAAGGTAGTGGAATTCCACCAATTCCTTTACAATTTTCACTACCATGGAGTTTTTTTAAACCAGAAGATATTACTTTAGATTTATTTTATAAACTTCTTCCACATAGTATTGCAATTGCAATTTTAGGTGCATTAGAATCCCTTTTATGTGCAGTAATAAGTGATGGAATGACAGGAAATAAAACAAATCCAAATAAAGAATTAATAGGACAAGGAATAGCAAATATAGTCGTTCCATTTTTTGGTGGAATTCCAGCAACTGCTGCAATTGCTAGAACTGTTGTAAATATAAAAGCAGGTGGAACTTCAAAACTAGCTTCAATTGTTCACTCTTTATTTATTTTATGCTCAATTATGCTTTTGTCTCCATATTTATCATATTTACCTATGGCTTCACTTTCAGCATTACTTTTAGTTGTTGCTTGGAATATGTCAGAAGTTAAACACTTTACAAATATCATAAAAGTTGCACCCAAAAATGATGTTTATGTACTTTTAACTTGTTTTTCTTTAACTGTATTATTAGATATGCAAATTGCAGTTGCAGTGGGAATTGGTTTAGCTTCAATTTTATTTATAAAAAGAACTATTGATTTATACTCTATTGAGCTTGTAAATACAAAACTTACAGTGCATCCTGATATTCCTGAAAACATCTCAATTTACGATATAAATGGCCCAATGTTTTTTGGAGCTGCTCAAAATGCTTTAAAAACTCTTTTAAATACAAAAGAAGATATTGATGTTGTAATTTTAAATATGCAAAATGTAACAATGATTGATATGACAGCGATGGTTGCCCTTAAATCGATAGTTGATACTTTTAAAAGTAGAAATAAAAAATTGATTTTTTCAGGTTTAAATGAAAGAATTTTAAGAAAATTAATAAAAGCAAAATTTACTTTTGATGATATTAATTTAAAAAGTTTTAATAATATAAACGATTCAATTGCTTATTCAAAAACCATAATATAA